Proteins from a single region of Chryseobacterium sp. W4I1:
- a CDS encoding NADAR family protein has product MKYTLPNIIEKFQRKEKLEFLFFWGHTVKHEITKSCFSQWFPIQFEENGTFYKTAEHYMMAGKAKLFNDQEILRKVLKSETPNEAKSLGRKVKNFDPKLWDEHKYEIVKSANLLKFSQNLKFQNFLLATDDKILVEASPYDKIWGIGMLETDTRALDPKLWDGENLLGFALMEVRDELRR; this is encoded by the coding sequence ATGAAATACACCTTACCAAATATTATTGAAAAATTTCAGAGAAAAGAGAAACTTGAATTTCTATTCTTCTGGGGGCACACTGTAAAACATGAGATCACCAAATCATGCTTCAGTCAATGGTTTCCTATTCAGTTTGAAGAAAACGGAACTTTTTATAAAACTGCCGAACATTATATGATGGCCGGAAAAGCAAAACTGTTTAATGATCAGGAAATCTTACGGAAAGTTTTAAAATCCGAAACGCCTAATGAAGCTAAAAGCTTAGGAAGAAAAGTGAAGAATTTTGACCCGAAACTTTGGGACGAACATAAATATGAAATCGTAAAGAGCGCCAATCTTTTGAAATTCTCACAAAATCTAAAGTTTCAGAATTTTCTGTTGGCAACTGATGATAAGATTTTAGTAGAAGCCAGTCCTTATGACAAAATCTGGGGAATCGGAATGCTGGAAACAGATACCAGAGCTCTTGATCCAAAACTTTGGGATGGTGAAAATCTGCTGGGATTTGCTTTAATGGAAGTAAGAGACGAATTGAGAAGGTAA
- a CDS encoding adenylosuccinate synthetase — translation MKKAQIVIGLGFGDEGKGITTDFLAQQNPESVVIRFSGGQQAAHTVMIDGKKHIHSSFASGALRGLPSYFTEHCTIHPVFLFNERKELMEKNGNTELHIHPLAKVTTPFDVWQNRTNAKILKHGTCGKGIGATMKRHESPYKLFAADLIAPRSMLIEKLKGIAYYYGFMDGNQLEEAMHDFLNAVDQIDWKIDDYNYLNSFENLIFEGSQGILLDMDHGVFPNVTYANTTSKNAFEICRLLKIEVIEMYYVTRNYSTRHGSGWMSGEKEVLLKNNEEETCVFNDYQKELRFGELDYDLLNYALLLDGAYGSATQKNLVVTCLDQTEEQFKIEKLKTKFNKVYGSYSPFSKDFKPIF, via the coding sequence ATGAAAAAGGCACAAATAGTAATAGGCTTGGGTTTTGGTGATGAAGGAAAGGGAATCACTACAGATTTTCTCGCGCAACAAAACCCTGAGTCTGTTGTCATCAGGTTTTCAGGAGGGCAGCAGGCAGCGCATACGGTAATGATTGATGGTAAAAAGCACATTCATTCCAGTTTTGCGAGTGGAGCCCTGCGTGGGTTGCCGTCTTATTTTACGGAACATTGCACCATTCATCCTGTATTTTTATTCAATGAAAGAAAGGAATTAATGGAGAAAAACGGAAATACAGAACTGCATATTCATCCGCTGGCGAAAGTCACCACTCCGTTTGATGTCTGGCAAAACAGGACCAATGCAAAAATCCTGAAGCACGGAACTTGTGGAAAAGGAATCGGAGCAACGATGAAAAGACATGAAAGCCCGTACAAACTATTTGCAGCCGATTTAATAGCTCCAAGATCAATGCTGATCGAAAAATTGAAAGGAATAGCCTATTACTACGGCTTTATGGATGGAAATCAGCTGGAAGAAGCGATGCATGATTTCTTAAATGCGGTAGATCAGATCGATTGGAAAATAGATGATTATAACTACCTGAATTCATTTGAAAACCTCATTTTTGAAGGCAGCCAGGGAATTCTTCTGGATATGGATCACGGCGTATTTCCGAATGTGACTTACGCGAATACCACTTCGAAAAATGCTTTTGAGATCTGCAGGCTTTTGAAAATAGAGGTTATTGAGATGTATTATGTGACCAGAAATTACTCAACCCGTCACGGAAGTGGCTGGATGAGCGGTGAAAAGGAAGTACTCCTGAAGAATAATGAAGAGGAAACTTGTGTCTTTAATGATTATCAGAAAGAGCTCCGTTTTGGAGAACTGGATTATGATCTGCTGAATTATGCCCTTCTTTTGGATGGCGCTTATGGTTCAGCCACACAAAAGAACCTGGTTGTTACGTGTCTTGATCAGACCGAAGAGCAATTTAAAATAGAAAAATTAAAAACAAAATTTAATAAAGTCTACGGATCCTATTCTCCGTTTTCAAAAGACTTTAAACCAATTTTTTAA
- a CDS encoding DUF4291 domain-containing protein → MMKEFEIRADYSRDTIVIYQSYNEQIAKSAVMNQKFSAPFSFNRMTWIKPSFLWMMERSNYGQKSGQECTLAIHIKREAWEKALSKAILTSPEKRVYPNPGNWEKDFEKAEIYVQWDPERNIKGNKLEYRSIQVGISRYLIEEFNNEWIVKIEDYTPLVKKILNFTKSGAYDKAKKLLPIEKLYPLPAELAHKIGAII, encoded by the coding sequence ATGATGAAAGAATTTGAAATAAGAGCAGATTACAGCAGAGATACGATTGTGATATACCAGTCATACAATGAGCAGATTGCAAAATCTGCCGTGATGAATCAGAAGTTTTCTGCTCCTTTTTCATTTAACAGGATGACGTGGATCAAGCCTTCCTTTCTATGGATGATGGAACGGAGTAATTACGGACAAAAATCCGGGCAAGAATGTACGCTGGCCATCCATATCAAAAGAGAAGCGTGGGAAAAAGCGCTAAGCAAAGCCATTTTAACTTCTCCTGAAAAAAGGGTATATCCCAATCCGGGAAACTGGGAAAAAGACTTTGAAAAGGCTGAGATTTATGTACAGTGGGATCCGGAAAGGAATATTAAAGGGAATAAACTGGAATACCGTTCCATTCAGGTAGGCATCAGCCGGTATCTGATTGAAGAATTTAATAATGAATGGATCGTTAAAATTGAAGATTATACGCCTTTGGTCAAAAAAATCTTAAATTTTACCAAATCAGGAGCATATGATAAAGCAAAAAAATTATTACCCATTGAAAAATTGTATCCATTGCCAGCTGAACTGGCTCATAAAATAGGAGCGATTATTTAA
- a CDS encoding RNA 2'-phosphotransferase, translating to MNEIENKRISKFLSLILRHQPETIQLTLDENGWAEVNELITKSAKGRMHFSFEELEEVVETNNKKRFAFNEDKTRIRASQGHSIDIDLALKAAQPPDFLYHGTAESNISSILGGGIEKRARQHVHLSADKETATKVGMRHGKPVILTIRTKEMHEDGILFYLSANKVWLTDFVDAKYISK from the coding sequence ATGAACGAAATAGAAAACAAAAGAATAAGCAAATTTCTAAGCCTTATTCTGAGACATCAACCCGAGACTATTCAGCTGACACTGGATGAAAACGGTTGGGCAGAAGTGAATGAACTGATTACAAAATCTGCAAAAGGCAGGATGCATTTCAGCTTCGAAGAGCTGGAAGAAGTGGTGGAAACCAATAATAAAAAGCGCTTTGCTTTTAATGAAGACAAAACCAGGATCAGAGCCAGTCAGGGACATTCCATTGATATAGATCTGGCCTTGAAAGCTGCACAGCCACCTGATTTCCTGTATCACGGAACCGCAGAATCGAATATTTCTTCTATTTTGGGCGGCGGAATCGAAAAAAGAGCCAGACAGCATGTTCATCTGAGTGCAGACAAAGAAACAGCAACCAAAGTAGGAATGCGGCACGGAAAACCGGTTATTCTGACCATCAGAACCAAAGAAATGCATGAAGACGGAATTCTTTTCTATCTTTCGGCCAACAAGGTCTGGCTGACAGATTTTGTGGATGCAAAATACATTTCAAAGTAA
- a CDS encoding O-acetyl-ADP-ribose deacetylase yields the protein MKIELIKGDITKIQADAIVNAANSSLLGGGGVDGAIHRAGGKQILEECIQIRNRQGKCRTGEAVVTSAGNLPAKYVIHTVGPVWNGEEDKSSKLLEDSYRNSLQLAESLGIKTIAFPNISTGIYKFPKELAGKIAVETIKNFQSDSIEKVIFVCFDDDNEKIYKKLLD from the coding sequence ATGAAAATTGAATTGATAAAAGGAGACATCACAAAAATCCAAGCAGACGCTATCGTCAACGCAGCCAATTCATCACTGCTAGGCGGCGGTGGAGTAGATGGAGCTATTCATCGTGCTGGAGGAAAGCAGATTCTTGAAGAATGTATCCAGATCAGGAACAGGCAGGGAAAATGCAGAACTGGAGAAGCTGTGGTTACATCAGCGGGAAATCTTCCGGCAAAGTATGTGATTCACACGGTAGGACCTGTTTGGAACGGAGAAGAAGATAAAAGCTCAAAGCTTTTGGAAGACTCTTATAGAAATTCCTTACAACTGGCGGAAAGTTTGGGGATTAAAACCATTGCTTTTCCCAACATCAGTACGGGAATTTATAAGTTTCCAAAAGAACTGGCCGGAAAAATTGCCGTAGAAACAATAAAAAATTTTCAGTCAGATAGCATTGAGAAAGTTATTTTTGTCTGCTTTGATGATGACAATGAAAAAATTTACAAAAAATTATTAGATTAA
- a CDS encoding ADP-ribosylglycohydrolase family protein produces the protein MENIVKAGIFGVCIGDALGVPVEFRSREQLKRSPVTKMRALGTHHQPAGTWSDDGSLTLCLADSLCSGYNLEDMALKFLQWYNAEIWTPHGRVFDIGIATSQAIHRISKGVSPTLCGGNSEFDNGNGSLMRIMPLLFYIRDFPIEKRFDITKDVSSITHGHIRSALACFIYLELAVEILKGKDKWEAYRTMQEKVRNFLDHNPICSQNEMDKFHRILELKVGEYDVAPLYTLQEEEISSSGYVLHSLEASLWCFLNSEIYAEAVLKAVNLGEDTDTTGAITGGLAGIYYGFENIPEAWVSELVRKDDIEVLCEKLQKKLMN, from the coding sequence ATGGAAAACATTGTTAAAGCCGGAATTTTTGGAGTGTGCATCGGTGATGCGCTCGGGGTTCCTGTAGAGTTCAGGAGCAGAGAGCAATTAAAACGTTCACCCGTGACAAAAATGAGAGCTTTAGGAACACATCATCAACCAGCCGGAACATGGAGTGATGATGGTTCTTTGACTTTGTGTCTTGCAGATAGTCTTTGTAGTGGATATAATTTGGAAGATATGGCTCTGAAATTCCTTCAATGGTACAATGCTGAAATCTGGACTCCTCATGGAAGGGTTTTTGACATTGGTATTGCTACCTCACAAGCCATTCACAGAATTAGTAAAGGGGTATCGCCTACTTTATGTGGAGGAAATTCAGAGTTCGATAATGGAAACGGTTCTTTAATGAGGATCATGCCATTATTATTTTATATTAGGGATTTCCCTATTGAGAAGCGGTTTGATATTACAAAGGATGTTTCCTCTATTACTCACGGGCATATCCGTTCTGCCTTGGCTTGTTTTATTTATTTGGAATTGGCTGTAGAAATTTTGAAAGGAAAAGATAAGTGGGAGGCGTACAGAACAATGCAGGAAAAAGTTAGAAACTTTTTAGATCATAATCCTATTTGTTCCCAAAATGAAATGGATAAATTTCACCGGATTTTAGAATTAAAAGTAGGAGAATATGACGTAGCTCCATTATATACTTTGCAGGAAGAGGAAATAAGTTCTTCCGGTTACGTCCTCCACAGTTTAGAAGCCTCTCTTTGGTGTTTTCTCAACTCCGAAATCTATGCCGAAGCAGTATTAAAGGCAGTGAATTTAGGAGAAGATACAGATACCACGGGAGCTATCACCGGAGGACTTGCAGGGATCTATTATGGATTTGAAAATATTCCGGAAGCATGGGTTTCCGAACTAGTAAGAAAAGATGATATTGAAGTTTTATGTGAAAAGCTTCAGAAAAAATTAATGAATTAA
- a CDS encoding NAD-dependent deacylase, whose amino-acid sequence MKKLTILSGAGISAESGIKTFRDGDGLWENHNITDVASPEGWRKDRELVLEFYNQRRRQLHEVEPNEAHRLVAELEKYFDVQIITQNIDDLHERAGSTNVLHIHGELFKSCSCNNKNLIYEEKGDIKIGDKAEDGAQLRPFIVWFGEDVPLYKTAQEKVKEADILVVIGTSLQVYPAAGLIHEIKDDSLLVVINPNETGFGYGQRAVVMKESATKGMKLLFEKLVNLA is encoded by the coding sequence ATGAAAAAACTAACCATATTAAGCGGTGCAGGAATCAGCGCCGAAAGTGGAATAAAGACATTCAGAGACGGAGATGGTCTTTGGGAAAATCATAATATAACCGATGTAGCCAGTCCAGAAGGATGGCGAAAAGACAGGGAGCTGGTGCTGGAATTTTACAACCAGAGAAGAAGACAGCTTCATGAAGTCGAGCCTAATGAAGCTCATCGATTGGTCGCAGAACTGGAAAAATATTTTGATGTTCAGATCATTACCCAAAATATAGATGACCTGCATGAAAGAGCGGGATCTACGAATGTTCTTCATATTCATGGAGAATTGTTCAAGTCTTGCTCGTGCAACAATAAAAACCTGATCTATGAGGAAAAAGGAGACATCAAGATTGGTGACAAAGCGGAAGATGGCGCTCAGTTAAGACCATTTATCGTGTGGTTTGGTGAAGATGTTCCTTTGTACAAAACAGCACAGGAAAAGGTAAAAGAAGCGGATATTCTTGTGGTAATCGGAACTTCTCTGCAAGTATATCCTGCGGCAGGGCTGATTCATGAGATCAAAGACGACAGCCTGCTGGTAGTCATCAATCCCAACGAAACCGGATTTGGGTATGGACAAAGAGCTGTAGTGATGAAAGAATCCGCAACTAAAGGAATGAAATTGCTGTTTGAGAAACTTGTCAATTTAGCATAA
- a CDS encoding DUF4291 domain-containing protein encodes MKIKLKKYKEQLQDWPQKGYHIMAQYDEDKIIVYQSYRKEIGVFAFENQYFGGKFSLERMTWIKPNFLWMMYRNGWGNKEGQEYVLAIHLKMSAFKRYLENAVYSTYNDRLEVSREEWQDQVKESSVRLQWDPDHDPFGNKLERRAIQIGLRNEFIRSFAREDILLIEDISDFVKEQYKFVLKDDLDNLIIPEEKPLLFDQESLNEKLRLDEN; translated from the coding sequence ATGAAAATTAAATTAAAAAAATATAAAGAACAACTACAGGATTGGCCTCAAAAAGGCTATCACATCATGGCTCAATATGATGAAGATAAAATAATTGTCTATCAGTCTTACCGTAAGGAAATTGGAGTTTTTGCGTTTGAAAATCAATATTTTGGAGGAAAATTTAGTCTGGAAAGAATGACATGGATAAAACCTAATTTCCTTTGGATGATGTATCGAAACGGATGGGGAAATAAAGAAGGCCAAGAATATGTCTTGGCGATTCATCTAAAAATGTCTGCTTTTAAAAGGTATTTGGAGAATGCAGTCTATTCTACTTATAATGATAGATTAGAAGTTTCCCGTGAAGAATGGCAGGATCAGGTGAAAGAATCTTCTGTGCGATTACAATGGGACCCGGATCATGATCCTTTTGGGAATAAGCTGGAGAGAAGAGCCATACAAATCGGTTTAAGAAATGAATTTATACGTTCTTTTGCTAGGGAAGACATTTTGTTAATTGAAGATATTTCAGATTTTGTAAAAGAGCAGTACAAGTTTGTTTTAAAGGATGATTTGGACAATCTGATTATTCCTGAGGAAAAACCGCTGTTATTTGATCAGGAAAGTTTAAATGAAAAGCTAAGATTAGATGAAAACTAA
- a CDS encoding 2OG-Fe(II) oxygenase, which yields MEKIELHPQIFLIEDFLTSAACDEYIAMAQEKVFEEAKINMNGRQMMSKGIRNNDRLMVFDNELAEDLFKKAAEFLPQEHENYKLQNFNEMLRVYKYSPGQRFKMHRDGSYIRNENEKSFYTFMIYLNDDFEGGETEFENLFTVAPKKGSALVFYHPVRHEGKTLMSGNKYVLRTDVMYSNE from the coding sequence ATGGAAAAGATAGAACTTCACCCACAGATCTTTCTGATCGAAGATTTTCTGACTTCCGCTGCCTGTGATGAATATATCGCAATGGCTCAGGAAAAGGTATTTGAAGAAGCGAAGATCAATATGAATGGCCGCCAGATGATGAGCAAAGGGATTCGGAACAATGATCGACTGATGGTTTTTGATAACGAGTTAGCAGAAGATCTTTTCAAAAAAGCAGCAGAATTTCTTCCTCAGGAACATGAGAACTATAAACTTCAGAATTTTAATGAAATGTTGAGGGTTTATAAATATTCTCCCGGACAGCGGTTCAAAATGCACAGGGACGGAAGCTATATCCGGAATGAAAATGAAAAAAGTTTCTATACGTTCATGATCTATCTGAATGACGATTTTGAAGGCGGAGAAACTGAATTTGAAAACCTGTTCACCGTAGCTCCTAAAAAAGGATCAGCATTGGTTTTTTATCATCCGGTAAGACATGAAGGGAAAACCCTGATGAGCGGAAATAAATACGTTTTGAGAACGGATGTGATGTATTCCAATGAGTAG
- a CDS encoding macro domain-containing protein codes for MKEIHYLKGDATNPQSEGNKIIVHICNDIGGWGKGFVMAISKRWKQPEKEYREWFKSGERFGLGEIQMVQVEKDIWVCNMISQHKIITNSNGIPPIRYEAVEKCLEKLALDALKLNAEVHMPRIGCGLAGGKWDEIEPIIEETLVRNSIPVYVYDFE; via the coding sequence ATGAAAGAGATACACTATTTAAAAGGAGACGCGACCAATCCTCAATCCGAAGGAAATAAGATTATCGTCCATATCTGTAATGATATTGGCGGTTGGGGAAAAGGTTTTGTAATGGCGATTTCTAAAAGATGGAAACAGCCAGAGAAAGAGTATAGGGAATGGTTTAAGAGCGGAGAGAGGTTTGGTCTTGGAGAAATCCAGATGGTTCAGGTTGAAAAGGATATTTGGGTTTGCAATATGATTAGTCAGCATAAAATTATAACCAACTCCAACGGAATCCCACCGATCAGATACGAAGCTGTAGAAAAATGTTTGGAAAAACTAGCTCTTGACGCTTTAAAACTTAATGCAGAAGTACATATGCCGAGAATTGGCTGTGGCTTAGCAGGAGGAAAATGGGACGAGATAGAACCCATTATTGAAGAAACATTAGTCAGAAATAGTATCCCGGTATATGTTTATGACTTTGAATAA
- a CDS encoding DUF1579 domain-containing protein, with protein MKNLLLLFSIVFLLTACEKGKPVTEKSSSKMDSTEWKPVDSAAAMKAWMDYATPGELHKMLAKYDGNWTGSSTIWMESDGKPATSQAECTNKMIFGGRYQQSNYKGSFMGMPFEGMSLIGYDNAKKKFVSTWIDNMGTGIMHAEGDWDAAKKSLEFKGKMADPARPGKECDFREVYLFTDDNNHTMEMYGPDSKTGKEHKSIEIKFTRNK; from the coding sequence ATGAAAAATCTATTGTTATTATTTTCAATTGTTTTTCTTCTTACTGCCTGTGAGAAAGGAAAACCCGTGACAGAAAAAAGTTCCTCAAAAATGGATTCAACCGAATGGAAACCTGTAGATTCTGCTGCTGCCATGAAAGCGTGGATGGACTACGCTACCCCCGGAGAGCTTCACAAAATGCTGGCAAAATATGACGGAAACTGGACAGGATCTTCAACCATATGGATGGAATCGGATGGAAAACCCGCGACCAGTCAGGCTGAATGTACCAATAAAATGATCTTCGGAGGACGTTATCAGCAAAGCAATTACAAAGGAAGTTTTATGGGAATGCCTTTTGAAGGAATGAGCCTGATAGGCTATGATAATGCAAAGAAAAAGTTTGTAAGCACCTGGATAGATAATATGGGAACGGGTATTATGCATGCAGAGGGTGACTGGGATGCTGCTAAAAAGTCCCTTGAATTCAAAGGAAAAATGGCTGATCCTGCAAGACCCGGAAAAGAATGTGATTTCAGAGAAGTATACCTATTTACTGACGATAATAACCACACCATGGAAATGTACGGCCCCGACTCTAAAACAGGAAAAGAACACAAAAGCATAGAAATAAAATTCACGAGAAATAAATAA
- a CDS encoding NUDIX domain-containing protein: MQAIKVAVDAVIFGYFDKQDLQLLLIKRKIEPFKGGWALPGGLVLDDENLDDAVKRELHEEAGIKPDFLEQLYTFGNVGRDPRNRVVSVAYLGLVNPSYHELFADSDAEDAQWFSVNKLPKLAFDHQSIIDIALKRLRTKIQYQPIGFNLLNEEFPFSDLENLYRTIVGREIDRRNFRKKIMSYGLLNETNNVKKEGSGRPGKLFTFNQEKYEELEKEGFYFEIK, encoded by the coding sequence ATGCAGGCAATAAAAGTTGCGGTAGACGCCGTCATTTTCGGGTACTTTGATAAGCAGGATCTTCAGCTCCTATTAATCAAAAGAAAGATAGAGCCCTTCAAAGGAGGCTGGGCGCTTCCCGGCGGTCTCGTTCTGGATGATGAAAACCTGGATGATGCGGTTAAAAGAGAATTGCACGAAGAAGCAGGCATAAAGCCCGATTTTCTGGAACAACTCTATACTTTTGGCAACGTAGGCCGCGATCCGAGAAACAGAGTGGTTTCCGTGGCTTATTTGGGCCTTGTGAACCCTTCCTATCATGAACTCTTTGCCGATTCTGATGCCGAAGACGCACAGTGGTTCAGTGTAAATAAACTTCCCAAACTGGCTTTTGATCATCAGAGTATTATTGATATTGCGTTAAAAAGACTTCGTACCAAGATCCAATACCAGCCAATCGGCTTTAATCTTCTCAATGAAGAATTTCCTTTTTCAGACCTTGAAAATTTGTACAGAACCATCGTCGGACGTGAAATAGACCGAAGAAATTTCCGTAAAAAAATCATGAGCTATGGCCTGCTTAATGAAACCAACAACGTTAAAAAAGAAGGCAGCGGAAGACCCGGAAAACTGTTCACATTCAATCAGGAGAAATATGAAGAACTGGAAAAAGAAGGCTTCTATTTCGAAATCAAATAA
- the lepA gene encoding translation elongation factor 4 has protein sequence MKNIRNFCIIAHIDHGKSTLADRLLEYTNTVTQRELQSQTLDDMDLEKERGITIKSHAIQMDYEYKGEKYILNLIDTPGHVDFSYEVSRSIAACEGALLIVDAAQSIQAQTISNLYLALENDLEIIPILNKIDLPSANPEEVTDEIMGLLGCKYEDVLRVSGKTGEGVHDLLEQIVNRIPAPVGDPKAPLQALIFDSVYNPFRGIEAYFKVVNGSISKNEKIKFFATGKEYGADEVGTLKLKQVPKKTIECGDVGYIISGIKDAREVKVGDTITSFVNPADSAIDGFEEVKPMVFAGIYPIESEDFEELRFSLEKLRLNDASLVFEPESSAALGFGFRCGFLGMLHMEIVQERLDREFDMNVITTVPNVSYHGYSKKEPDTPILINNPSEMMDPSILDRVEEPFIKASIITKSDFVGPVMTLCIEKRGEIVNQSYLTADRVELTFNMPLAEVVFDFYDRLKSISKGYASFDYSPIGMRSSKLVKMDILINGDMVDALSSLIHDSNAYYIGKKMCEKLRELIPRQQFDIAVQAALGAKVIARETIKALRKDVTAKCYGGDISRKRKLLEKQKEGKKKMKQIGRVEVPQSAFMAVLKLND, from the coding sequence ATGAAAAACATACGAAATTTTTGCATAATCGCTCATATTGACCACGGTAAAAGTACTTTGGCAGACCGTCTTTTAGAGTACACCAATACGGTTACTCAGAGAGAACTGCAGTCTCAGACCTTGGATGATATGGATTTGGAGAAAGAACGTGGGATTACCATCAAGTCTCACGCGATCCAGATGGATTATGAGTATAAAGGAGAAAAATATATCTTAAACCTTATCGATACCCCGGGACACGTAGACTTCTCTTACGAAGTTTCCCGTTCTATTGCTGCTTGTGAAGGAGCACTTCTTATTGTAGATGCAGCACAGAGTATCCAGGCACAGACCATCAGTAATCTTTATTTAGCATTAGAAAATGACTTGGAAATTATTCCAATTCTTAATAAAATAGATCTTCCATCTGCAAATCCAGAAGAAGTTACCGACGAAATTATGGGACTTTTAGGATGCAAATATGAAGATGTTCTTAGAGTTTCAGGAAAAACAGGGGAGGGAGTTCATGATTTGCTTGAGCAGATTGTCAACAGAATTCCTGCTCCGGTTGGAGATCCTAAAGCACCACTGCAGGCCCTTATTTTTGACTCAGTTTACAACCCGTTCAGAGGAATTGAAGCGTATTTCAAAGTAGTCAACGGAAGTATTTCTAAAAACGAGAAAATAAAATTTTTCGCTACAGGAAAAGAATATGGCGCTGATGAAGTAGGAACTTTGAAACTGAAACAGGTTCCGAAAAAGACCATTGAATGTGGTGATGTAGGCTATATTATTTCAGGAATTAAAGACGCAAGAGAAGTAAAAGTAGGGGATACCATTACCTCTTTTGTAAATCCTGCTGATTCGGCAATCGATGGTTTTGAAGAAGTAAAACCAATGGTATTTGCGGGAATTTATCCTATTGAATCTGAAGATTTTGAAGAATTAAGATTCTCACTTGAAAAATTAAGACTGAATGATGCTTCACTGGTTTTCGAGCCGGAAAGTTCTGCCGCACTTGGCTTTGGTTTCCGTTGCGGATTCCTAGGAATGCTTCACATGGAAATTGTTCAAGAGCGTCTTGACAGAGAGTTTGATATGAACGTTATTACCACAGTACCCAACGTTTCATACCATGGATATTCTAAAAAAGAACCTGACACTCCAATTTTGATCAATAACCCGTCAGAAATGATGGACCCAAGTATTTTAGATAGAGTAGAAGAGCCTTTTATTAAAGCTTCTATCATTACTAAGTCAGATTTTGTAGGTCCAGTAATGACACTTTGTATTGAAAAAAGAGGAGAGATTGTTAACCAGAGTTATTTAACGGCAGACAGGGTAGAATTAACATTCAATATGCCTTTGGCAGAAGTTGTTTTCGACTTTTATGACCGTCTGAAATCTATTTCCAAAGGATATGCGTCATTCGATTATTCTCCGATAGGAATGCGTTCTTCCAAATTGGTTAAAATGGATATCCTGATCAACGGAGACATGGTAGATGCCCTTTCTTCACTGATTCACGACAGTAATGCTTACTATATCGGTAAAAAGATGTGTGAGAAACTTCGTGAACTGATCCCGAGACAGCAGTTTGATATTGCAGTTCAGGCAGCACTGGGAGCGAAAGTGATCGCCAGAGAAACCATCAAAGCCTTAAGAAAAGACGTTACCGCAAAATGTTACGGTGGAGATATCTCCAGAAAACGTAAACTTCTTGAAAAGCAGAAAGAAGGTAAAAAGAAAATGAAGCAGATTGGTAGAGTAGAAGTACCGCAATCAGCGTTCATGGCTGTATTAAAACTAAACGATTAA